The proteins below come from a single Drosophila suzukii chromosome X, CBGP_Dsuzu_IsoJpt1.0, whole genome shotgun sequence genomic window:
- the LOC108016732 gene encoding uncharacterized protein has translation MDNTAPPKKKLSKKEKARLEAEQAELMRIEMEKEKLKKLEEARQRKKLEMEQAKHRQQQEVAENRQRRAQLKDSMLFFDAVRTAIEAIKDGERHERDWEKFMRCNGLPNAASPSDLRKYIHQWHTDIAKRHLESRNWLLRTDERTLLTQDAQVPDLTRISLRQQQGRLGDVYSQRIKEVLGILNELDEMLPFKQKSALIAADLVKLKTEMRVFLKQHLDEFTYKTMSHIERDMEALNPKARIGEQSAHNEIDFPTIEMQISLPPTVYLQSSALRGLRLNYDHFSDYCSSYCLKHARSANANILRQTKREWRKRKEILQAMLDECGREIPLSELEQLTQDQHSASSQPPRERTYDVDKLYAEYEDELSKAHRRAIGPEAYGMLETDVNLRKYRIIGGVYCIDFLETPQQDKQLNARSFIRTITSANSLVHKEYYQTYKPPPPVLPGVRRLPEEIEAEMRMIEAALDKLALVTLQLPDSVIWFEPPVACRWETNVETLEMELADGMKPEAKKSPGEGDATEADATGGGVGETAAATTATPTEATPLSTHAQPSPLKSSPRCAAARVRSQKSDMAGESSRQQVLREINDFDLRAIPSDVDLYGLVKDFVVPRLPQGFCVRLEQSTPIMSTGLRKRKVMFLARQTHIRLGQGLGLGQGHAGNQDQLVIPKDLPKTGLGAEFLDTEEPAEMFPPLCFDKLLKFRQLAPRSKPPVHLQGYLFSQLIEDMDRLWRLQLPRDQQEELIQQISEQLSPTGSRSSEAGEKDTRELENEADLPENMQPLSQELVDVLQPAAAAAAFAYYTGISFVRDSQLPPEPEPETKDKRSNSLDSSEDDDDDVDSLVELLEGGASTAGNTLHDLLGPPTNSDNSDSESKQKMSNAAAITQGKWSTRDVHDTKFNEDKLSIQFRTGRLGIFGFALNKYSNMPYQTWDLRPDMKNPGTIIFSFTASLISLDMTITELGYTVNNFQGGSTQGITDMIGKTLSLSELKATLILSAVDIFPDEDAFCYTEGSCEKNYVMEMHCYACLSTLAQSHNFSWSRWNLLAGSRTAVLLVRELIEGKKVPYYSTLLVTPLKTSIIDCTEVSASFNAVGIAGMEYYADLYQLSQAHAQPGSLEKQRTMSPVLRDNIAKILMAIRPLSLC, from the exons ATGGACAATACTGCC CCGCCGAAGAAGAAGCTCTCGAAGAAGGAGAAGGCCCGCCTGGAGGCCGAGCAGGCCGAGCTCATGCGGATTGAAATGGAGAAGGAGAA ACTCAAGAAGCTGGAGGAGGCCCGCCAGCGCAAGAAGCTGGAGATGGAGCAGGCGAAGCACCGGCAGCAGCAGGAGGTGGCCGAGAACCGGCAGCGGCGGGCGCAGCTGAAGGACAGCATGCTGTTCTTCGACGCGGTGCGGACGGCCATCGAGGCCATCAAGGACGGGGAACGGCACGAGCGGGACTGGGAGAAGTTCATGCGGTGCAACGGACTGCCCAACGCGGCCAGTCCCAGTGACCTGCGCAAGTACATCCACCAGTGGCACACGGACATCGCCAAGCGGCACCTGGAGTCCCGCAACTGGCTGCTGCGCACCGACGAGCGCACCCTGCTCACCCAGGATGCCCAGGTCCCAGATCTCACCAGGATCTCGCTGCGCCAACAGCAGGGACGACTGGGCGACGTCTACTCGCAGAGGATTAAGGAGGTTCTGGGG ATCCTCAATGAGCTGGACGAAATGCTGCCATTCAAGCAGAAGTCCGCCCTTATTGCCGCCGATCTCGTAAAGCTTAAGACCGAGATGAGAGTGTTCCTCAAGCAGCATCTGGATGAGTTCACCTACAAGACCATGTCGCATATTGAAAGGGATATGGa AGCTTTGAACCCAAAAGCACGAATTGGCGAACAGTCTGCTCATAATGAGATTGATTTCCCCACCATCGAAATGCAAATCTCATTGCCACCCACGGTTTATCTCCAGAGTTCAGCTCTGCGGGGTCTCAGGTTGAACTACGATCATTTCAGTGACTACTGCAGCAGTTACTGCTTGAAACATGCTAGATCCGCAAATGCTA ATATCCTGCGGCAGACGAAGCGGGAGTGGCGCAAGCGCAAGGAGATCCTGCAGGCGATGCTGGACGAGTGCGGCCGGGAGATTCCGCTCTCGGAGCTGGAGCAGCTCACCCAGGACCAGCACTCGGCCAGCTCCCAGCCGCCAAGGGAGCGCACCTACGACGTGGACAAGCTGTACGCGGAGTACGAGGATGAGCTGAGCAAGGCCCATCGCAGGGCCATTGGTCCTGAGGCCTACGGAATGCTGGAGACAGATGTGAATCTGCGCAAGTACCGCATCATCGGCGGGGTCTACTGCATCGACTTCCTGGAAACACCGCAGCAGGATAAGCAGCTAAATGCCAGATCCTTTATACGCACCA TCACTTCGGCCAACAGTTTGGTGCACAAGGAGTACTACCAGACCTACAAGCCACCGCCTCCGGTTTTGCCGGGGGTACGGCGATTGCCCGAGGAGATTGAAGCCGAGATGCGAATGATTGAGGCGGCCCTGGACAAACTGGCATTGGTCACTCTGCA ATTGCCGGACTCGGTGATTTGGTTTGAGCCACCTGTGGCCTGTCGCTGGGAAACGAATGTGGAGACCCTGGAAATGGAGCTAGCCGATGGGATGAAGCCGGAGGCCAAGAAGTCACCCGGTGAGGGCGATGCCACGGAGGCAGATGCCACGGGTGGTGGGGTGGGTGAAACTGCGGCTGCCAccacggccacgcccaccgagGCCACGCCCCTCTCCACCCACGCCCAGCCCAGCCCCCTGAAGAGCTCCCCCCGCTGCGCAGCTGCCCGTGTGCGATCCCAGAAATCGGACATGGCCGGCGAATCCAGCCGGCAGCAGGTACTCCGTGAAATCAATGACTTCGACCTGCGGGCCATTCCCAGTGATGTGGACTTGTATGGTCTGGTCAAGGACTTTGTGGTGCCTCGGCTGCCCCAGGGATTCTGCGTTCGCCTGGAGCAATCGACTCCGATTATGTCAACGGGCCTGCGAAAGCGGAAAGTGATGTTTCTGGCCCGTCAAACTCATATCCGATTGGGTCAAGGATTGGGATTGGGCCAAGGACATGCAGGCAACCAGGATCAACTGGTGATACCCAAAGATCTACCCAAGACGGGTCTGGGAGCTGAGTTCCTGGACACCGAGGAACCAGCCGAGATGTTTCCACCCCTATGCTTCGACAAGCTTCTGAAGTTCCGGCAATTGGCACCGCGTTCCAAGCCACCCGTCCATCTGCAGGGCTATCTGTTCTCCCAGCTCATCGAGGACATGGATCGATTGTGGCGACTGCAGCTGCCCAGGGATCAGCAGGAAGAGCTCATCCAGCAGATATCGGAGCAGCTATCACCCACTGGTTCGCGATCGAGTGAAGCAG GAGAAAAGGATACCAGAGAGCTAGAAAACGAAGCCGATCTGCCGGAGAATATGCAACCACTTAGCCAGGAGCTAGTGGATGTCCTGCAGCCCGCCGCAGCAGCCGCCGCCTTTGCCTACTACACAGGTATCTCCTTTGTCCGGGACTCACAGCTCCCACCGGAACCGGAACCCGAGACAAAGGACAAACGCTCCAACAGCTTGGACAGCAGCGAAGACGACGACGATGATGTGGACAGTCTGGTGGAGCTACTCGAAGGAGGAGCCTCCACGGCGGGCAACACCCTCCACGACCTGCTGGGTCCTCCTACTAACAGTGACAATAGTGACAGCGAAAG TAAACAGAAAATGAGCAATGCGGCAGCCATAACCCAGGGAAAGTGGAGCACCCGCGATGTTCACGACACCAAGTTTAATGAGGACAAGCTGTCCATACAGTTTCGAACAGGAAGATTGG GTATATTCGGATTCGCTTTGAATAAATACAGCAATATGCCCTATCAAACTTGGGACCTACGGCCAGATATGAAAAA TCCCGGTACTATAATCTTCAGTTTTACAGCCTCTCTGATTAGTTTGGATATGACGATTACCGAATTGGGCTATACGGTTAATAATTTTCAGGGTGGCAGCACTCAGGGCATTACCGATATGATAGGAAAGACCCTATCGCTTTCGGAACTCAAGGCCACTCTGATTCTGTCCGCCGTGGATATTTTTCCCGACGAGGATGCCTTCTGCTATACGGAGGGATCCTGTGAGAAGAACTACGTGATGGAGATGCACTGCTATGCTTGTCTTTCGACTTTGGCCCAGTCGCACAACTTCAGTTGGTCACGTTGGAACCTTTTGGCCGGTTCCCGAACTGCAGTTCTCCTCGTTCGCGAATTAATCGAGGGCAAGAAGGTGCCGTACTACTCAACCTTGTTGGTCACCCCGCTGAAGACCTCGATAATTGACTGTACCGAGGTGTCGGCCAGTTTCAATGCCGTGGGAATCGCGGGAATGGAGTACTACGCCGATCTATATCAACTATCGCAGGCCCATGCACAGCCAGGAAGTCTGGAGAAACAAAGGACCATGAGTCCTGTGCTAAGGGACAATATAGCCAAGATATTGATGGCCATTCGACCGCTTAGCTTGTGCTGA